GTGAGAAAacatagttatatgactttggtgaaaaaaaTCGTAGTTTTATagtttttgtgtgagaaaataaagttatatgactttgataaaaaaagtcatagttatatgattATTTGTGAAATTTCCACAATATTCTCCGAAGATTGAAGAATACGAAAAAATCTATTAAGAGAAAGATTTATTCTACAAAAGCCTAATGACCAAAAGTCAGaatcaagtgaaataagtgaaacatatacagaacttttagaaaatatagaaaaaataaaaaatatagaaataaatacAGGAGATATAAATATGGAAGAAAAACCTAGTACATCAGGTGTAAAAAATCCAAAGGGATTAAACCCAAATTATTATACAGTTAACTATGAACAATATGATAGAAACAATACACTATGGGATAGTAGACTAAATAgaaaatggacaccaaaaccaatatcTAAACAATATAATTTCttagatttagattgcgtagcagatataaataaaacaatccaactatggataggatatgtatctaaacaattggtagataataaaatagaaatggcagaaacaccaggatatatagaaagaacactcataggaacagtaaaattatggttgcacaatttaacaaaagaaagtatagataccttaagaagtaataaaaaatttaatggtgaaatagcaacaacaaatatagaaatattatataaatatgaaatagccataagaaacgaatttagtagcatgactacagaaattgaagaacaaaataaggaaaaacaaataaatagaaacctaataacaaaattagcaatatgtaatatgtgctatatagacgaatatacttgtgcatttagagaatattattataaaggaacatataatacagaagaaggcaaagaaataagaaaattatatttcacaaaattaccagaaccttttaattctaaaataataaaagattggaatgaagcaggattaacagatactttaggagctaggataaaatttctacaacaatggtttgcacaattatgtgaaaaatataaagaagaaacaaaaatagaaaaaatattaataaaaaacttaagatgttgtaaaaataaaacagcaccacaatttggatgtacagatacatataataaaaaatggaaaacaaagaaatataataaatatagaacaaaatataaaagtaaaaaaccaagaaaaagatattatgtaaaaaattatcaagctaaaagaccatttagaccaaaaaagaaactaacagaatgtacttgttataactgtgaaaaattaggacatatagctaaagactgtaaagcacctagGAACCTAAAGAAAAAGCAAATAACCGAAATcataattgatgatgaagaatatatgcagatggaatatatagattatgaactagatagtgaagatagtgtatatgcaatatcagatatagaagataaaatagaagatgaaataactaaagaagatgatgagacctaatgactgaaaaagaaatagaagtaataacacgagaagaatataaagatgaagaatcctcagaacaaaaaattatatttgataataatatatttgaacaaataaaaggaaaagaattagacctcagtgtcgaaaaaatatttgaagtacctacaataaaaaattggttcaaaagacaaaaagaagaataTTACGTGGTTagtcaaaaagaacatataattgactgtaaatatacaaaaggaaaagccaaaataccaataataaataaaagaataataaataaagaaatacaagatataaaggcaaaaaacccaattaaatatgtacacttaggaggaactgaaatactaataaaagcatgttttagggaaggaatagatacccctatagaaatatatttagcagatgatagaataattcaacctatagaaaaaagcataataagtgcaataaaaggaaatctcatatatcaaaaattcaaattcataataagtgccaattattcaatagcaataaacgataAGAATATAGACaaatcattagtattatactggaaaatgtcaggaatagaattaacacctggaagtaagatatttacagctagatgtaaaaatctatacgtcttaacaacaaaacataaaatagcagcaaaaaataaaattaataaaatcaaaatagaaaacccgtttgaaagaatagttacagttattgacAATAATGAATATAGCTATAAAGAGATTGACATGGAAGAagatttagaaatagtaaaagaaagattaagtacatcaagtataccaaaccaattaacttatgaaacaccaacatcatcaagaataagtacatcaagaagagaatatataatcccaaaaaatttaataagaaacacaaaagaaaaaataaatacataccactactatataactggaatcatggaacaaagaaaatatcaaatattgataaatacaggacaagaagaaaactatattacaagagaattagtaacagaaactgaaataataactcctgaacaattatgccctgaattacctaaagaattaataataaatgaagaaataacagaaaaagaaataattattggaggaatacctctaataatacaatttaaaatatatcaagaaaacgaaaatgaaaatattacactaggaataaaatggttagaaaaggTAAAACCATACAGTCTAGGAGATAAGCAATTAACCATaacatacaaagataagaaaataataataaaaagaacagaagaatgaaaatatatatactcgcaaaagtcatagtagaaggatattataatagatactatacaccaatgatagatacaggggaagaagctaatatatgtaaatataattgtttaccaacggataaatggaaaaaattaaaaacacctatggtagtaacaggatttaataatgaaggtagtatgattaactacaaagccaagaatataaaaatacaaatatgggataaaatattaactatagaagaaatatataactttgaattcactacgaaagatatgttactaggaatgccatttttagaCAAATTATACTCATACATAATAACAAGAACACACTGGTGGTttaccacaccatgtaaaaataaagtaggagcaaaaagagtaaataataaacaacgaaaaactacagaatggatacgaggaaatgaaaaaatcacacaaaaattagaaaatataagtaaaaaaacaactactcaattagaaattatcatatttacaatagacaaagtaaaaataatccagaatgaattagaaaaattatataatgataaccctctaaaaggatggaataaacataagacaaaaataaaaatagaattaatagaagaaaatagtataataacacaaaaacccttaaaatataactttgatgatttagcagaatttaaaatgcatataaaagaattattagataacaagtatatacaagaaagtaatagtaaacatacaagtccagcatttatagtaaataaacatagtgaacaaaaaagaggaaaaagcagaatggttatagattaccgaaatttaaatgcaaaaactaaaacatataattacccaatacctaacaagatattaaaaataagacaaatccaagGATATAATTATTTTAGTAAATTCGattgtaaatcaggattttaccatctaaaactagaagatgaatctaaaaaactaacagcatttacagtaccacaaggattttatgaatggaatgttttaccatttggatataaaaatgcaccaggaagataccaacattttatggataattattttaaccaactagagaattgtatagtatatatagatgatatattactatattcaagaacacaagatgaacatataaaattattagaaaaattcatacatattatagaaaactctggtataagcttaagcaaaaccaaagcagaaattatgaagaatcagatagaatttttaggaatacaaatagataaaaatggaataaaaatgcaaacacacatagtacaaaaaataatcaatcttgatgaaaacatagatacaaaaaagaaattacaatcatttttaggattagtaaaccaagtaagagaatatatacctaaattagcagaaaacctaaaacctttacagaaaaaactaaaaaaggatataaaatatgggttcgatgaaaaagataaggaacaaataaggaagattaaaatattgtgtaagaaactaccaaaattatacttcccagatgaaaataagaaatttacttatattgtagaaacagattcgagtaatcatagttatggaggagttcttaaatataaatatgataaagaaaaaatagaacatcattgcaggtattattcaggatcttatactgagccacaagaaaaatgagaaataaatagaaaagaattatttgcattatataattgtttattagcatttgaaccatatatagtttacaacagatttattgtaagaatagataatacccaagtaaaatggtggataaccagaaaagtacaagattcagttacaacaaaagaaatacgaaaactggtattaaatatattaaactttacatttacaattgaaataatcactactaacaagaatgttgttgcagattacttgtcaagacaaagctacccaaacCGACCCAGATAATACAATGAAAAATCTACTCTTAGCCATGACTACACTTTGTAAGAAAGTGAAAAGTATGGATGAAGAGATACAGATAATAAGAAAAACAGCTAGTAGTCAGCAGCATGACTCAaaaaatgcggagataagacgatcggaagtctctaaaattccagagctagaaggtgacgttgagaaacacctaaaaactcataacagtttgttaaatacagttgcaggaagcagcacaactagcagttcatctgcaaagaagaaggaagaaattaaacctagatacacaaacataaatatgaacaatttattttcaaaaccattcgtacagaaaaatatccaaaatacccagaacgaaatattcctaccaccacagataaatacctacaaagaaagtctgaaccaagccaaaaagacatacaaccatataacccgtacatatatagacaacatacacaaaatacaaaactttttaaacaaaaacccaagatcccaaactacccaGAATCCAAATGAAGATTATATTACCCATTATCTAACAGGATACAATAAATTAATAGCACTACCAAATACAAGTGCAAAACTAATAGCCACCTGCTACAATTATGGATTACTAGATACTGTATATACACAAACAGGACAGGAGATAGCTACCATACCGGAGCTACACAGAGCATTTATGCAATACAAAAGAATAACTAAAGGAACATTATTCTATATACGATTTTATTCAGCCACAGCAGAGATATTATATGAAGAGATAAAGCCtatcatacaagttatcaagatcggactGACAAGGGAAATGCTAGTAccagaaaaaatagaagaacaagaagagatagaaaaaataaatattccagacttttatgcaaataaaaggattattggaatatccactatactaaatgagctagcaaacaactacctaaatcaGAATGCTATTTTgagttattattcaagagaacaaacaatgatatattcaaattgcagagagatacgagaagcagatatggaagaattaagacaatgggtCTTAAGTCTTTTAAAGCCAGAACAACCTACAACTACAAGAGCTATAAGGACGAATTTCATTTCTCCAGAACTgttaacaagatattgcaagctaatcagtcacaaatatccagaccacatatgctcaaaatgcaaaggagaagataacattgttccagacgtacaactggaataaTCGAGAAGAAGACGACAAACTAGACGACAAAAACTATGGCACACAAGATAAAGTAAAAGATTtagattcttttctttttaaaataatgttattttgttttttgtaaaagtcgtaaagtaaatagtCCTTTACTTTATTAATAGtaagagtcagtttcatgaacagtaaaggtcgttcatgaatagtaagagtcattTTGTAATCTTTAAATAGCCTTTCGATTATGAATAAAAAACAGGCTACATCTTCAGGCCAAGGAATTCTCTCTTCTCTTTCTCTTCTCTTACTAAATATACTTAAAGATAAAATACAGGAAAGCTATGGATCAACAAGAAGATATGAAAGCTATGGATCAACAAGGAGATATCAAGAACTTACAAAAACAGGTATGTCACATTAtaatcatgagtagctaaattattatattcctgataatctcttacatgtaaattataattatccatcatataatagtactgttatagaaatcatcttgagtaagtttgccatgaaaatatgctaagaataagtaagcccagactatgcatcctaaggttgaaaccggtaggcagagaggccgtttaggggagtaaacaaagttgaagcgctgttagggtaactgattgaagcagaaaatcatggtagtgaccagaaaagatgattaaaatatcttattataatatgatgaataaggataatagacatagagattaaaaggaatatgtttagcaaatcatatgataaaatgaacactTACTTAATAGATGACGATCTTAGTTATAAAAtacttatactatatatactgaaAGATattaataatgatgtaagaagaataatctatgaaaaaTTACTCAcctttgaaataacagaaataatggaccaaaattggacagaattaattataccagAAATAGATTTATATGAACTAGATTTATATTTCGATAACACATGATGAATAATATATACCTACAATATTGGCAACAAACTACCGACAGTATAAAATTACTAACAAATCTAGTAAAAACTAATATAGAAGAATAccaaagaacccaagatatagaatatatagaatatatattagaaagcttaaaagaaataattagactaatttcactacaaaaagaatattatgaaaaagcttttacatctgactaaattataaatgaaattaaataaaaatagaaaggaaagtaaaaatggtatcagagctatagattaaaaataaacaaagaagaaTTTGCTATAGACGAAAAAACATATGAAGACCAAGAtggattgaaaataaaaataatattttcaaatttaggcagaagatataaaaaaataggagaccaattatacctaatgatagaaaaagaaacagcaaaattagaatctatttatttcccatttttcttgtggttctgtataagatcctgaataatacctgcaatgatgttctattttttctttatcatatttatatttaagaactcctccataactatgattactcgaatctgtttctacaatataaataaatttcttATCTTTTTCATCTGGgaaatatataactttgaattcactacgaaagatatgttactaggaatgccatttttagaCAAATTATACCCACACATAATAGCAAGAACACACTGGTGGTttaccacaccatgtaaaaataaagtaggagcaaaaagagtaaataataaacaacgaaaaactacagaatggatacgaggaaatgaaaaaatcacacaaaaattagaaaatataagtaaaaatacaactactcaattagaaattatcatatttacaatagacaaagtaaaaataatccagaatgaattagaaaaattatataatgataaccctctaaaaggatggaataaacataagacaaaaataaaaatagaattaatagaagaaaatagtataataacacaaaaatccttaaaatataactttgatgatttagcagaatttaaaatgcatataaaagaattattagataacaagtatatacaagaaagtaatagtaaacatacaagtccagcatttatagtaaataaacatagtgaacaaaaaagaggaaaaagcagAATGGTTATTAATTACCaaaatttaaatgcaaaaactaaaatatataattacccaatacctaacaagatattaaaaattagacaaatccaaggatataattactttagTAAAGTTGATCCTTCAGTTGaggattttaccatctaaaactagaagatgaatctaaaaaactaaTAGCATTTACAGtgccacaaggattttatgaatggaatgttttaccatttggatataaaaatgcaccaggaagataccaacattttatggataattattttaaccaactagagaattgtatagtatatatagatgatatattactatattcaagaacacaagatgaacatataaaattattagaaaaattcatacatattatagaaaactctggtataagcttaagcaaaatcaaagcagaaattatgaagaatcagatagaatttttaggaatacaaatagataaaaatggaataaaaatgcaaacacatagtacaaaaaataatcaatcttgatgaaaacatagatacaaaaaagaaattgcaatcatttttaggattagtaaaccaagtaagagaatatatacctaaattagcagaaaacctaaaacctttacagaaaaaactaaaaaaggatgtagaatatgggttcgatgaaaaagataaggaacaaataaggaagattaaaatattgtgtaagaaactaccaaaattatacttcccagatgaaaataagaaatttacttatattgtagaaacagattcgagtaatcatagttatggaggagttcttaaatataaatatgataaagaaaaaatagaacatcattgcaggtattattcaggatcttatactgaaccacaagaaaaatgaaaaataaatagaaaagaattatttgcattatataaatgtttattagcatttgaaccatatatagtttacaacagatttattgtaagaacagataatacccaagtaaaatggtggataaccagaaaagtacaagattcaattacaacaaaagaaatacgaagactagtattaaatatattaaacataattgttcagtagttattatttcagtttctgttactaattctcttgtaatatagttttcttcttgtcctgtatttattaatatttgatattttctttgttccatgattccagttatatagtagtggcatgtatttattttttcttttgtgtttcttattaaattttttgggattatatattctcttcttgatgtacttattcttgatgatgttggtgtttcataagttaattggtttggtatacttgatgtacttaatctttcttttactatttctaaatctTCTTCCATGTCAATCTCTTTATAGCTATATTCATTATTgtcaataactgtaactattctttcaaatgggttttctattttgattttattaattttattttttgctgctattttatgttttgttgttaagacgtatagatttttacatctagctgtaaatatcttatttccaggtgttaattctatttcTGACATTTTTcagtataatactaatgatttGTCTTTATTCTtatcgtttattgctattgaataattggcacttattatgaatttgaatttttgatatatgagatttccttttattgcacttattatgcttttttctataggttgaattattctatcatctgctaaatatatttctataggggtatctattccttccctaaaacatgcttttattagtatttcagttcctcctaagtgtacatatttaattgggttttttgcctttatgtcttgtatttctttatttattattcttttgtttattattggtattttggctttttttTTGTATACttacagtcaattatatgttctttttggctaaccacgtaatattcttctttttgtcttttgaaccaattttttattgtaggtacttcaaatattttttcgacactgaggtctaattcttttccttttatttgttcaaatatattattatcaaatataattttttattctGAGGATTCTTCGtctttatattcttctcgtgttattgcttctatttctttttcagtcattaggtttcatcatcttctttagttatttcatcttctatatctgatatttcatatacCTTAAGAAAGTATATATAACTAGATTTGTTAGTAAAGTATATCATTATTTAATTCTGTAATACTAGATTTGTTAGTAATTTTATACTGTCGGTAGTTTGTTGCCAATATTGTAGGTATATATTATTCATCATGTGTTATCAAAATATAAATCTAATTCATATAAATCTATTTCTGGTATAATTAGTTCTGTCCAATTTTGAtccattatttctattatttcaaAATTAAGTAATTTCTCAtaaattattcttcttacatcattgtcaatattttttagtatatatagtataagtaTTTTATAACTAAGATTATCATCTATTAAGTAagtgttcattttatcatatgatttgctaaacatattccttttaatctctatgtctattatccttattcatcatattataataagttattttaatcatcttttctggtcactaccatgattttctgcttcaatcagttaccctaacagcgcttcaactttgtttactcccctaaacggcctctctgcctaccggtttcaaccttaggatgcatagtctgggcttacttattcttagcatattttcatggcaaacttactcaagatgatttctataacagtactattatatgatggataattataattTACATGTAAAAGATTATCAGGAATATaataatttagctactcatgattaTAATGTGACATACCTATTTTTGTAAGTTCTTGATATCTCCTTGTTGATCCATAGCTTTCATATCTTCTTGTTGATCCATAGCTTTCCTGTATTTTATCTTTAAGTATATTTAGTAAGAGAAGAGAAAGAGAAGAGAGAATTCCTTGGCCTGAAGATGTAGCCCGTTTTTTATTCATAATCGAAAGGCTATTTAAAGATTACAAaatgactcttactattcatgaacgacctttactgttcatgaaactgactcttaCTATTAGTAAAGTAAAGGactatttactttacgacttttacaaaaaaacaaaataacattatataaaaaagaaaagaatctaaATCTTTTACTTTATCTTGTCTGCCATAGTTTTTGTCGTTTAGTTTGTCGTCTTCTTCTCGAttattccagttgtacgtctggaacaatgttatcttctcctttgcattttgagcatatgtggtctggatatttgtgactgattagcttgcaatatcttgttaacAGTTCTGGAGAAATGAAATTCGTCCTTATAGCTCTTGTAGTTGTAGGTTGTTCTGGCTTTAAAAGACTTAAGacccattgtcttaattcttccatatctgcttctcgtatctctctgcaatttgaatatatcattgtctgttctcttgaataataactccaaatagcattctgatttaggtagttgtttgctagctcatttagtatagtggatattccaataatccttttatttgcataaaagtctggaatatttattttttctatctcttcttgttcttctattttttctggTACTAGCATTTCCCTTGTCagtccgatcttgataacttgtatgataGGCTTTATCTCTTCATATAATATCTCTGTTGTGGCTGAATAAAATCGTATATAGAATAATGTTCCTTTAGTTATTCTTTTGTATTGCATAAATGCTCTGTGTAGCTCCGGTATGGTAGCTATCTCCTGTCCTGTTTGTATATATACAGTATCTAGTAATCCATAATTGTAGCAGGTGGCTATTAGTTTTGCACTTGTATTTGGTAGTGCTATTAATTTATTGTATCCTGTTAGATAATGGGTAATATAATCTTCATTTGGATTCtgggtagtttgggatcttgggtttttgtttaaaaagttttgtattttgtgtatgttgtctatatatgtacgggttatatggttgtatgtctttttggcttggttcagactttctttgtaggtatttatctgtggtggtaggaatatttcgttctgggtattttggatatttttctgtacgaatggttttgaaaataaattgttcatatttatgtttgtgtatctaggtttaatttcttccttcttctttgcagatgaactgctagttgtgctgcttcctgcaactgtatttaacaaactgttatgagtttttaggtgtttctcaacgtcaccttctagctctggaattttagagacttccgatcgtcttatctccgcatttttTGAGTCATGCTGCTGACTACTAGCTGTTTTTCTTATTATCTGTATCTCTTCATCCATACTTTTCACTTTCTTACAAAGTGTAGTCATGGCTAAGAGTAGATTTTTCATTGTATTATCTGGGTCGgtttgggtagctttgtcttgacaagtaatctgcaacaacattcttgttagtagtgattattttaattgtaaatgtaaagtttaatatatttaataccagtcttcgtatttcttttgttgtaattgaatcttgtacttttctggttatccaccattttacttgggtattatctgttcttacaataaatctgttgtaaactatatatggttcaaatgctaataaacatttatataatgcaaataattcttttctatttattttccatttttcttGTGGTTCggtataagatcctgaataatacctgcaatgatgttctattttttctttatcatatttatatttaagaactcctccataactatgattactcgaatctgtttctacaatataagtaaatttcttattttcatctgggaagtataattttggtagtttcttacacaatattttaatcttccttatttgttccttatttttttcatcgaacccatattctacatccttttttagttttttctgtaaaggttttaggttttctgctaatttaggtatatattctcttacttggtttactaatcctaaaaatgattgtaatttcttttttgtatctatgttttcatcaagattgattattttttgtactatgtgtgtttgcatttttattccatttttatctatttgtattcctaaaaattctatctgattcttcataatttctgctttggttttgcttaagcttataccagagttttctataatatgtatgaatttttctaataattttatatgttcatcttgtgttcttgaatatagtaatatatcatctatatatactatacaattctctagttggttaaaataattatccataaaatgttggtatcttcctggtgcatttttatatccaaatggtaaaacattccattcataaaatccttgtggtactgtaaatgctgttagttttttagattcatcttctagttttagatggtaaaatcctgatttgcagtcaaatttactaaagtaattatatccttggattt
This region of Nicotiana tomentosiformis chromosome 4, ASM39032v3, whole genome shotgun sequence genomic DNA includes:
- the LOC138910611 gene encoding uncharacterized protein, whose product is MLLQITCQDKATQTDPDNTMKNLLLAMTTLCKKVKSMDEEIQIIRKTASSQQHDSKNAEIRRSEVSKIPELEGDVEKHLKTHNSLLNTVAGSSTTSSSSAKKKEEIKPRYTNINMNNLFSKPFVQKNIQNTQNEIFLPPQINTYKESLNQAKKTYNHITRTYIDNIHKIQNFLNKNPRSQTTQNPNEDYITHYLTGYNKLIALPNTSAKLIATCYNYGLLDTVYTQTGQEIATIPELHRAFMQYKRITKGTLFYIRFYSATAEILYEEIKPIIQVIKIGLTREMLVPEKIEEQEEIEKINIPDFYANKRIIGISTILNELANNYLNQNAILSYYSREQTMIYSNCREIREADMEELRQWVLSLLKPEQPTTTRAIRTNFISPELLTRYCKLISHKYPDHICSKCKGEDNIVPDVQLE
- the LOC138910613 gene encoding uncharacterized protein; this translates as MLLQITCQDKATQTDPDNTMKNLLLAMTTLCKKVKSMDEEIQIIRKTASSQQHDSKNAEIRRSEVSKIPELEGDVEKHLKTHNSLLNTVAGSSTTSSSSAKKKEEIKPRYTNINMNNLFSKPFVQKNIQNTQNEIFLPPQINTYKESLNQAKKTYNHITRTYIDNIHKIQNFLNKNPRSQTTQNPNEDYITHYLTGYNKLIALPNTSAKLIATCYNYGLLDTVYIQTGQEIATIPELHRAFMQYKRITKGTLFYIRFYSATTEILYEEIKPIIQVIKIGLTREMLVPEKIEEQEEIEKINIPDFYANKRIIGISTILNELANNYLNQNAIWSYYSREQTMIYSNCREIREADMEELRQWVLSLLKPEQPTTTRAIRTNFISPELLTRYCKLISHKYPDHICSKCKGEDNIVPDVQLE